A single genomic interval of Camelina sativa cultivar DH55 chromosome 11, Cs, whole genome shotgun sequence harbors:
- the LOC104726946 gene encoding adenylate kinase 4, whose translation MATGGAAADLEDIQTVDLMSELLRRLKCSQKPDKRLIFIGPPGSGKGTQSPVVKDEYCLCHLSTGDMLRAAVASKTPLGVKAKEAMEKGELVSDDLVVGIIDEAMNKPKCQKGFILDGFPRTVTQAEKLDEMLKRRGTEIDKVLNFAIDDSILEERITGRWIHPSSGRSYHTKFAPPKTPGVDDITGEPLIQRKDDNAEVLRSRLAAFHSQTEPVINYYAKKDVLTNIQAEKAPQEVTSEVKKALSS comes from the exons ATGGCGACCGGTGGTGCTGCGGCGGATTTGGAAGATATTCAGACGGTGGATCTTATGTCGGAGCTTCTCCGCCGTTTGAAATGTTCGCAAAAGCCTGACAAGCGCCTCATCTTCATAG GACCTCCAGGGTCAGGAAAAGGTACACAGTCTCCAGTAGTGAAGGATGAGTATTGTTTGTGTCACTTATCCACTGGAGATATGTTAAGAGCTGCTGTTGCTTCTAAAACCCCTCTTGGTGTGAAGGCGAAAGAAGCTATGGAAAAA GGAGAGCTTGTCTCTGATGATTTGGTTGTTGGTATAATTGATGAAGCCATGAACAAGCCAAAATGTCAAAAAGGGTTTATCCTTGATGGCTTTCCCAGGACTGTTACTCAGGCAGAGAAG CTCGATGAGATGCTTAAGAGGCGAGGAACTGAAATCGACAAAGTTCTCAACTTTGCCATTGATGACTCGATCTTGGAGGAAAGAATAACAGGGCGATGGATCCACCCTTCGAGTGGCAGGAGTTACCACACAAAATTCGCGCCTCCCAAAACCCCTGGAGTTGATGAT ATTACCGGGGAGCCTCTGATCCAACGCAAAGATGATAACGCTGAAGTTCTAAGGTCGAGGCTAGCAGCTTTTCACAGTCAAACTGAACCG GTGATTAATTACTACGCAAAGAAGGATGTTCTCACAAACATCCAGGCCGAGAAGGCTCCCCAGGAAGTTACATCAGAGGTTAAAAAAGCATTGTCTTCATGA
- the LOC104726947 gene encoding probable inactive leucine-rich repeat receptor-like protein kinase At3g03770 — protein sequence MGFFKFIFLLSLLWSFYSLGLSQLQASQAQVLLQLKKHLEYPQQLESWYDHKTSFCYLQATPSMNITCFSNSVSELNIFGDKSSEKAKTFEGFPISNVTLSDRFSIESFVTTLSRLKSLRVLTLASLGIWGHLPDKLHRLSSLEYLDLSNNFLFGSVPPKLSAMVKLETFRFDHNFFNGTLPSWFDSYWYLKVLSFKSNKLSGELHPSLLSLSTIEYIDLRANSLSGSLPDDLKCGSKLWFLDISDNKLTGKVPRCLSSKKDLTLRFNGNCLSLQRQQHPESFCVKEVRAEEEAEAVAEAENGSGGKRKWKKGAIVGLVVGISMAILVVICCVLILLRRKGVTKKHSHHKTVHDNHTSIGFSSEILSNARYVSETSKFGSEDLPVCRQFSLEEIVKATKNFAKTMILGESSLYGTLYKGNLENGTKVAIRCLPSSKKYSIRNLKLRLDLLAKLRHPNLVCLLGHCIDCGGKDDYSVEKVFLIYEYIPNGNFQSCLSDDSSGKGMNWSERLNVLTGVAKAVHFLHTGVIPGFFSNRLKTNNVLLNQHRFAKLSDYGLSIVSEATRHNTEIAKSWQMSRLEDDVYSFGLILLQSIVGPSVSAREEAFLRDELASLESEEGRRRMVNPTVQATCRNDSLVRVITLMNKCVSPESLSRPSFEDILWNLQYASQLQAASDGDQC from the exons ATGGGTTTCTTTAAATTCATCTTCTTGTTATCTCTCCTATGGAGTTTCTACAGTTTAGGCTTATCTCAGCTACAAGCTTCACAAGCACAAGTTCTTCTCCAGCTGAAAAAACACTTGGAATACCCACAACAGCTAGAATCTTGGTATGATCACAAGACCAGTTTCTGCTACTTACAAGCAACACCGTCGATGAACATCACTTGTTTCTCCAATTCAGTCTCAGAGCTAAACATCTTCGGTGATAAATCATCAGAAAAGGCCAAAACCTTTGAGGGTTTTCCTATCTCCAACGTCACTTTATCTGATAGATTCTCAATTGAATCATTTGTCACTACACTGTCAAGGCTAAAATCTCTTAGGGTTCTTACTCTGGCTTCTCTAGGGATTTGGGGTCATCTCCCTGATAAACTTCATCGTTTATCTTCACTTGAGTATTTGGATTTGAGTAATAACTTTCTGTTTGGATCAGTACCACCTAAGTTGTCTGCAATGGTAAAGCTTGAAACTTTCAGGTTTGATCATAACTTCTTTAACGGCACATTACCTAGCTGGTTTGATTCGTATTGGTATCTCAAAGTTCTTAGCTTTAAGAGTAATAAGCTATCAGGAGAGCTACATCCTTCATTACTCTCGTTGTCGACAATTGAGTATATCGATCTGAGAGCGAATTCTCTGAGTGGTTCACTTCCTGATGATCTGAAATGTGGAAGCAAACTTTGGTTTCTCGACATTTCCGACAATAAGTTAACGGGAAAAGTTCCTCGTTGCTTAAGCAGCAAGAAAGATCTGACGCTGAGGTTCAATGGAAACTGTTTATCACTACAGAGACAGCAGCATCCAGAATCTTTTTGTGTTAAAGAAGTTCGTGCggaggaagaagctgaagcTGTAGCAGAAGCTGAAAATGGATcaggaggaaaaagaaaatggaaaaaaggaGCTATAGTAGGTTTGGTAGTTGGTATATCAATGGCGATATTGGTTGTAATCTGCTGTGTACTCATCTTGCTTAGAAGAAAAGGAGTAACGAAGAAGCATTCTCACCATAAGACAGTCCATGATAATCATACATCTATTGGATTTTCCTCTGAGATACTCTCAAATGCAA GGTACGTTTCTGAAACATCCAAGTTTGGTTCAGAGGATTTACCAGTATGTAGACAGTTTAGCTTAGAAGAGATAGTCAAAGCTACAAAGAACTTCGCTAAGACCATGATACTCGGTGAAAGCTCATTATATGGCACG CTTTACAAAGGAAACCTTGAGAATGGAACAAAAGTGGCTATAAGATGCTTACCTTCATCAAAGAAATACTCGATAAGAAACCTAAAACTGAGGTTGGATTTGCTTGCAAAGCTTAGACATCCGAATCTCGTTTGCTTGTTGGGTCATTGCATAGATTGTGGAGGAAAAGATGATTACAGCGTCGAAAAAGTCTTCTTGATTTATGAATACATTCCAAATGGAAACTTTCAATCTTGTCTCTCAG ATGATAGTTCAGGTAAGGGTATGAATTGGTCAGAGAGGCTAAATGTTCTGACAGGTGTTGCAAAGGCTGTTCATTTTCTTCACACTGGAGTAATTCCTGGATTCTTCAGCAATAGACTCAAGACTAACAATGTCTTGCTTAACCAACACCGATTTGCCAAGCTGAGTGATTATGGTTTGTCCATTGTCTCTGAAGCAACCAGACATAACACA GAAATAGCAAAATCATGGCAAATGTCAAGGCTAGAAGATGACGTTTACAGCTTTGGATTGATTCTTCTACAATCAATCGTTGGACCATCTGTCTCAGCTAGAGAAGAGGCATTTCTACGAGATGAACTG GCATCGTTGGAGAGCGAGGAAGGGAGGAGAAGAATGGTGAATCCTACAGTACAAGCCACTTGTCGCAACGATTCTTTAGTAAGAGTGATAACTCTGATGAACAAATGTGTTTCCCCGGAGTCTTTAAGCCGACCATCCTTCGAAGATATCTTGTGGAATTTACAATATGCTTCTCAGTTGCAAGCTGCTTCAGATGGTGACcaatgttaa